The following DNA comes from Mucisphaera calidilacus.
GTTGGGTCGGTGATAAACCGTGTGGAGGAGCAGGCCCTGGTGGCCGGGGTCAGTACCGAGGTAGGTGTCGGTCAGCAGGGACTGGAGCGAAGTGAGACCGGCCTTGAGGTAGCGGCCGGCGGCCTGCGGGTCGCTGTCTTTGAGGTAGATACCGAGTCGGATCAGGCCCTGGCAGCCGATGGCGGCGGCGGAGCTGTCGACGGGCTCGTGGTCGTTGAGCGGCTCGGCGGGCCGATCCAGGTAGTCGCCCATCTTCGCGAGCCCGGGCGCGCCGGTGTCCCAGTAGGGGACGCCATCGACAGGCGTCTGCTCGATGTAGAAGTCACAGGTGGCGCGGGCGGCTTCGAGCATGAAGGCGGTGATCGCGTCGCGTCCGCCGAAGGGTTCGAGCTGGTCGTCGGCGAGGGTCTGGATGAATTCGAGCTGTTCGGGGTAGCCGAGCATGGCCCAGGCGAGCCCGCGGGTCCAGGTCGAGAAGGCGGAGTAGCCCTGCTGGGTGGAGGGGCAGCGGTAGTCGCCGTTGTTGGTGTTGAAGACCGACTCGTGGGCGGTGCGTCCGCGGACGTCGTAGGTGTCGCGCGGCCCGTTCTCGCTGTCGGGGCCGTACCAGATGTTGTAGCGGGCGGTGTTGCGGGCGTGTTCGATGATCCGGCCGAGGAGGCTGATGCGTGCGTCGCGTTCGCCCTGAAGCACGTGGCCGAGCTGATGACTGACGGCGAGGGCGCGGCAGGATCGGATGGTGTCGACGAAGAGCGACTGCGGCCCGTTGAAGGAGTAGATGTAGCCGGTGCCGTCGGCGGTGGTGGACCATCGCGAGGCCTGAACGGCGCCGGTGACCTTGAGCGCGAGTTCGTAGAAGTCGATCTCGTCGGCGGAGGCCTCGAAGCGATGCTCTTTGGCGAGGCGCCAGAGGTTGCCATAGGTCGAGACGTTGTTGAAGCCGTGGTCGTGAACGCCGGTGTGGGTCAGGTGGGGTGCCATGACCTGCCGGGTGCGGTCGCGGGCGAGGTCGAGGAACTCGGTGTCGCCGGTGGCGTCGAACTGGAGGGCTGCGGCGCCGTACTGGAAACCCTGGGTCCACTCGGTCCAGCCCTGGGCCGAGTACTGGCCGGCGACGGTGAAGACGGGCGAGGGCGAGCCGGGCGGGAAAGACTGCTCGATCGCGCGGATCTTGTCGGCGGAGAGGGCCCACATGCGCTCGATGGCGGGGAGCAGGGTGCTCGGTTCGATCTGGGTGTCGACGTGAATCATCAGGATCTCCTGAAGGGGGTTCGTGAAGGATAAGGCGGGCGGGAGCCGGTCACCACGCCGAAGAATCATTTATGACTGATCTCGACACAAAACGTCATGATGCGCATAATTGACTGGCCGGGGACAGGAGACGCGTGATGATTCGAGCCTCGGCGATCGAGACGATGAGTCCGGAGCAGGCGGTGCTGGACGCCTGCTCGCGGTTGTTCCGCAGGGAGGACGCGGTGGCGGACGTGCTGGTGCGTCGGCTGCACGGGCCGATCGAGGTGGCCCCGCACATGCACCGTGAGGGCGTTCAGTTCGTGCTGCTGCGTCGGTGCGGCGGGCGCGTGTGCGTGCAGGGCAACTGGCTGGGCGTATCGGGGACGACGCTGCTGGTGTCCTACCCCGGCGACCGTCACGGGTACGAGCTCAAGCCGAGCTCGGCGCGGTCGGAGATGGTTGTGGTCAAGCTGGCGATGGACCCGCACTGGCCGGCGGCGCGTCACCGCCCGTGGCCGGACATCGTGGCGTCGGGGGAGGAATCGCCCCGTCTGACCGACGCGATCGACCGTTTGCAGCGGGACGTTCGGCCGGTGGGGCCGTCGGTGCCGCTCTGGGTGGCGGACGCGGCGGGGGTGCTGTGCGCGTGGCCGAGGACGGATCAGCCCGGGATCACGCAGGCCCACTCGGAGGACGAGGACCCGGCGATCCAGGCGGCCCTGAGCCTGATCGAGGAGCACCCCGAGGCCCCGCCCTCGCTGGCGCAGATGGCGTCGGTGGCGCACCTTTCGCCTCGCCAGTTCACACGCCGGTTCGAGCGTGCGGTCGGCCGGACGCCCCACGCCTACGTCAACGAGCGGCGGATCGAGCGGGCCAAGGCGTTGCTGTTCGACGACCGGGTCTCGGGCGAGCAGGTGGCCCGGGCGCTGGGTTTCAGCTCGCAGGCGACGTTCACGCGCTGGTTCCGCCAGCACACCGGACGGACGCCGATGCAGTACCGGACCGACCCGGGCGTGCTCTGAGCCGATCCGGACAGCGTGTCCAGATCCGCATATCAACTGGGCCGTGACCCGGCGGCCGTCGGGCGGGTGGTGGCGTAGGGTTGTGATATCACCTTTCAGGAGGTCTCGATCATGGAACAGCGACGACTCGGCGTGATTCTCTCGGGCGTGACCGGGCGCATGGGCACCAACCAGCACCTGATCCGTTCGGTCCTGGCGATCATCAAGCAGGGCGGCGTGAAGGTGTCGCCCGAGCTGACGCTGATGCCCGACCCGATCCTGGTGGGGCGGAACGAGAACAAGCTCAGGGCACTGGCCGAGGCGCACGGGCCGGATGCGATCGGCAAGCCGCTGCGGCACACGACCGATCTGGACGCGGTGCTGGCGTCGAAGGATGAGGAGATTTTCTTCGACGCGTCGCTCACGCAGCTGCGCGGCAACTTCGTGGGCAAGGCGATCGAGGCGGGCAAGTCGATCTACTGCGAGAAGCCGACCGCGACCACGACCGCCGAGGCCCTCGCGCTGGCCGAGAAGGCGGAGCGGGCGGGCGTGAAAAACGGCGTCGTGCAGGACAAGCTCTGGCTGCCTGGCATCCGCAAGCTCAAGATGCTCATCGACCAGGGCTTCTTCGGGAAGATCCTGTCGGTGCGTGGCGACTTCGGGTACTGGGTCTTCACCGGCGAGGTGGACGACCAGCCGGCACAGCGGCCGAGCTGGAACTACCGCGAGGAGGACGGCGGCGGGATCATGGTCGACATGTTCTGTCACTGGCGTTACGTGATCGACAACGTCTTCGGCCCGGTGGCCTCGCTCGTAGCGCACGGCAACGTCGATCTTGATTCCCGCGTGGACGAGTCGGGCAAGGCCTACAAGGCGACGGCGGACGACTCGGCGTACGGCATCTTCCTGCTGGAGGACGGCACGGTCTGCCAGTTCAACTCGTCCTGGTGCTCCCGTGTTCGTCGTGACGACCTGCTGACGATCCAGGTCGACGGGACGCACGGCTCGGCGGTGGCCGGCCTGCGTGAGTGCTGGGTGCAGCCGATCGCCGCGACGCCCAAGCCGGTGTGGAACCCGGACATCCCGCAGCCGATCGACTTCACGGCGAACTGGTCACAGGTGCCCAACGCGACCGAGTACGACAACGCCTTCAAGATCCAGTGGGAGATGTTCCTGCGGCACGTTGCGCTCGACGAGCCGTTCCGCTGGTCGCTGCGTGAGGGTGCCAAGGGCGTGCAGCTCGCCGAGCTGGGCCTGCAGAGTTGGAAGAACCGCCAGTGGGTGGACGTGAAGCCGATCTGAGAGACGTCGTGACAACGCCACGCCCCGCTGAGCTGAAGAACTTTGCTGTCCACACGATGACCAACAAGCCGTGGTCGCTGGCCGAGTGCTGCGACCGGTACGCGGCGGCGGGCTTCGGCGGGATCAGCGTCTGGCGCAACGTGATCGAGCCGATCGGCGTGGACGAGGCGGCGCGGATCGTCAAGGGATCGGGCCTCTCGGTGCCGGCGCTGGTGCGTGGCGGGTTCTTCGTGAGCGCGGACAACGCGAAGCGTCAGGCGGCAACCGACGACAACAAACGCTGCATCGACGAGGCAGCGGCGCTGGGCGCGGAGATGGTGGTGCTCGTGGTCGGCGCCGAGCCGGGCACGCCGCTGGACGAAGCCAGACGCCAGGTGGCCGAGGGCATCGGCGCGTGCATGGACCACGCGCGGGCCAACTCGGTCCGGCTGGCAATCGAGCCGCTGCACCCGATGTACGCGGCGGACAAGTCGTGCGTCAACCGGATCGCCGAAGCGCGTGAAATCTGCGCCACTCTCGGCGACCCGCTGGTGGGGGTTGCGGTCGATGTCTATCACGTCTGGTGGGACCCCGACCTCGCGACCGAGATCGAGCTGCTGGGCAGGGAGGATCGGCTGTTCGGTTTTCACGTCTGCGACTGGCGCGTCAACACGCGTCACCTGCTGACCGACCGCGGGCTGATGGGCGAGGGCTGTATCGATATCGCGCGGATCCGCGCGATGGTCGAGAAGGCGGGCTTCACCGGACTTAACGAGGTCGAGGTCTTCTCCGAAGAACACTGGGCCGAGGATCAGGATGCCTACCTGGCGACCATCGCCGACGCCTGTCTGAAACGCTCGTAAGCAGCCATCGAGCGCGAATCACCAACATCACTGTTTCATGCGGGGGTACACCCGTCTACGATAAGTAGGGATTAATACCTATCTTCGCAGGTCGAGGTGCTGACATGAGTCACGACAGTCGCAGAGATTTTCTCAAGAAGGCCGCGTTGGGTGGAGCGCTCGCGGCGGGCCTGACACAGGGACGCTCGGCACGGGCGGACGATCAGCCGGACCGACGCGTCGTGCCCCGAACCACACTCGGCAAGACGGGACGCGAGGTCTCGATCCTCGGTCTGGGGCTGGGCTCGGCCTACACACGCCCCTACGAGAACGATCCGGAGACCGCTCAGGCGCTGCTCGAAGCGGCGCTCGACCATGGCATCAACTACTTCGACACGGCGCGTGCCTACGGGCCATCCGAACAGATGATCGCGCCGGTGGTCAAGGCGCATCGCGACCGGATCTATCTCGTCAGCAAGAGTGGCGCTCGTGACTACGACGGCCTGATGCGTGAGTTCGAGATCACGACCACCAACCTTGGCGTGGACCGGCTGGACCTCTACCACCTGCACAACCTCAAGCCGGGTCAGGACGACCTGGGCCGGATGGAGCGTGGCTGCCTGCGTGCGATTCGCGAACTCAGGGAGCAGGGGGCGATCGGTCACTTCGGCGTCACGGGGCACAGCGGCGCTCAGATCATGACCGACGCGATCGAGCGGTTCGACCCCGACGCGGTGCTGACGATCTTCCCGGTCTCACGGCCGGATCAGGGACGGTACGAAACCCAGACGCTGGCGGTCGCGCGGCAGAAGAAGATGGGCGTGATCGCGATGAAGATCTTCCGCAGGGCGCGGGAGGCCGACTTGCAGGCATCGAAGATGGTCAGTTACGCGCTGAGCCTGCCGGGCGTGCACACGGCGATCATCGGGCTGGACCGGCTCGATCACCTGATCGACAACGTCAACACCGTGACGAACCTCGAACCGATGGACGAGGCGGAACGCGACGAGCTGCACCGCATCGCGAAGGCTCGGCTGGGCAACGACCCGGCACCCTATGAGTTGGCGGGCTATCGCGACGCGCACGACGTGGCGTGATGGGTTGTCATCGATGCGTTCGGCGTGTCAGCAGACGCGTTGACGCGTGCCGGCGATCAGGGCTGCAAGGCCGAGCAGGAACGACGCCGGCTCGGGCGTGCTGACCGGCTGGAAGTTAGCGGCGAGGATCGAGAGGTCGAGCAGGTCGACGACGCCGTCGACGTTGAAGTCGCCCTGCTCGAAGGTGCCGAACGAGTCGAAGTTGGCGGCGAGGATCGAGAGGTCGACGAGATCGACAACGCCGTCGCTGTTGGCGTCGCCGGCGATGAGATCGATGGGGATGCCGAGGCTGTCGGCGAAGGCGAGGCCGAAGTTCCTGCCCATGTCGTGGTAATAGTCGAGGGGCCGCTGGAAGCCGAACTGCGTCTCGAAGGTGACATCGACCTCGGCGCCGAGGAACGCCTCGGCGTGGTTGGTGGTGTACCAGGAGGTGCCGGTGGAGTTGGAGCTCTGGATGTTGGGCTGGATCGCGAGCAGCGACTGCCAGAAGGGGCTGAGGTGATCGCCCTGATCGAAGGGGATGAAGCCGAAGTCGTCGCCGCCGGTGGGCACGGTGGAGTGGAAATCGATGAAATAACTCAGGTCGGCGGAGGTCTGGGTGATATCCAGATACATCGCCTCGGCCTGGACCCGGATGTCCTGGTGGGTGGCGTAGAGGTCGGGGTGCCAGAGGCGGTTGGGGTCGGTGCCGACGTTCTCGACGGTGGTGCGGCTGTTGCCCGCGAAGCGGCCGTCGGGGTTGGCGCAGGGGTAGGCGATGAACTCGGCGGCCTGGCGGAGGTGCGCTGCGACGGGGTCGTCGGAGATGAGGAAGTCGATCAGTCCCTGGTAGGTGTGGGTCCCGAGCGTCTCGCCGGCGTGGAGCCCGCTCATGACCATGACCTTGAGTTTCTGCTGACGCCCGCTGTCGGTGGCGGGGTCGGTGATCCGGTAGGCAAAGATCTCGCGGGGATCGACGGTGCGGCCCAAGTCGTCGGTGCCGCCGGGGCTCATGCCGATGACGCCGTTGGCGTCACCCGACAGCGTGGGCGTGGCCCACGGGCTCGCGAGGACCTCCTGCGTGTGCGCAACCGACATGCCGTAGGAATAGGGGAAAGCGTAAGCGACCTGGACCTCGTCCTGAGTGAAGCCGCCGTCAATGGAGAAGCTGTAGGTGCCGTTGGACCGCTGGTTGTTGTCGAAGTAGTCCCAGTTGACGCCATCGTAGGAGTAGACCATCGCGTGGTTGTTGAGTTTCGACCCGCCGCCGGCGAAGTTGTCGGAGATGCGGAAGACGACGTTGTCGCCAAGCACGTCGCTGGCGGTGAAGTTGAGCCAGCGCCACTGCCCGTTGCCGTAGTAGTTGTCCCGGCCGACGAGGTCGACGTAGGTGGTGGTGCCGGGTCGCCCGCCGGCCCCGGCGACGCTGAACGACTCAAGCGACGCGTGGTCGTAGTCGGCGTCGATGGTGATGGCCGAAGCCGTGCCAGCGAGAGCCAGTGAGGCCACGAGGGCAGCGGTGCGATGGAACTTCATGTGTATCCTCCCAGTCACGCGTCGACGCGAGCCTGCGTGGTGATGTGTCATAATCCCTAAGACTACAGCCGTCGGGAACCGGCACCAACTTTTCTTGCTCAGGAGCGGTCGGATGGAGCTTCAGATCTTTCGTCACTTGTGGGGCGTGCCCGATCCGCTGGACGTCTGCATCCCGCGTTTTGTGAAAGCGGGTTATGACGGCATCGAGTGTGCCTCCGCGGAGAAGCTGCCTCAGGGCGTCACGACCGATGACCTGCGAGGGGCGATCGAAACCCACAACCTCGCCTACCTCGCCCAGACCTTCACCACGGGGGACTCGGTGGCGGAGCACGTGGCGAGTTTTCGCGCCGAACTTGACCGGGTTCTGCCGCTGAACCCGGTGCGGATCGGCTGTCA
Coding sequences within:
- a CDS encoding glycoside hydrolase family 88 protein, with product MIHVDTQIEPSTLLPAIERMWALSADKIRAIEQSFPPGSPSPVFTVAGQYSAQGWTEWTQGFQYGAAALQFDATGDTEFLDLARDRTRQVMAPHLTHTGVHDHGFNNVSTYGNLWRLAKEHRFEASADEIDFYELALKVTGAVQASRWSTTADGTGYIYSFNGPQSLFVDTIRSCRALAVSHQLGHVLQGERDARISLLGRIIEHARNTARYNIWYGPDSENGPRDTYDVRGRTAHESVFNTNNGDYRCPSTQQGYSAFSTWTRGLAWAMLGYPEQLEFIQTLADDQLEPFGGRDAITAFMLEAARATCDFYIEQTPVDGVPYWDTGAPGLAKMGDYLDRPAEPLNDHEPVDSSAAAIGCQGLIRLGIYLKDSDPQAAGRYLKAGLTSLQSLLTDTYLGTDPGHQGLLLHTVYHRPNGWDHIPEGCSIPCGEAAMWGDYHLREAALTVQRLANNQTPYTFFGPVEKGGAT
- a CDS encoding helix-turn-helix domain-containing protein, yielding MIRASAIETMSPEQAVLDACSRLFRREDAVADVLVRRLHGPIEVAPHMHREGVQFVLLRRCGGRVCVQGNWLGVSGTTLLVSYPGDRHGYELKPSSARSEMVVVKLAMDPHWPAARHRPWPDIVASGEESPRLTDAIDRLQRDVRPVGPSVPLWVADAAGVLCAWPRTDQPGITQAHSEDEDPAIQAALSLIEEHPEAPPSLAQMASVAHLSPRQFTRRFERAVGRTPHAYVNERRIERAKALLFDDRVSGEQVARALGFSSQATFTRWFRQHTGRTPMQYRTDPGVL
- a CDS encoding Gfo/Idh/MocA family protein, with the translated sequence MEQRRLGVILSGVTGRMGTNQHLIRSVLAIIKQGGVKVSPELTLMPDPILVGRNENKLRALAEAHGPDAIGKPLRHTTDLDAVLASKDEEIFFDASLTQLRGNFVGKAIEAGKSIYCEKPTATTTAEALALAEKAERAGVKNGVVQDKLWLPGIRKLKMLIDQGFFGKILSVRGDFGYWVFTGEVDDQPAQRPSWNYREEDGGGIMVDMFCHWRYVIDNVFGPVASLVAHGNVDLDSRVDESGKAYKATADDSAYGIFLLEDGTVCQFNSSWCSRVRRDDLLTIQVDGTHGSAVAGLRECWVQPIAATPKPVWNPDIPQPIDFTANWSQVPNATEYDNAFKIQWEMFLRHVALDEPFRWSLREGAKGVQLAELGLQSWKNRQWVDVKPI
- a CDS encoding sugar phosphate isomerase/epimerase family protein is translated as MTTPRPAELKNFAVHTMTNKPWSLAECCDRYAAAGFGGISVWRNVIEPIGVDEAARIVKGSGLSVPALVRGGFFVSADNAKRQAATDDNKRCIDEAAALGAEMVVLVVGAEPGTPLDEARRQVAEGIGACMDHARANSVRLAIEPLHPMYAADKSCVNRIAEAREICATLGDPLVGVAVDVYHVWWDPDLATEIELLGREDRLFGFHVCDWRVNTRHLLTDRGLMGEGCIDIARIRAMVEKAGFTGLNEVEVFSEEHWAEDQDAYLATIADACLKRS
- a CDS encoding aldo/keto reductase, producing the protein MSHDSRRDFLKKAALGGALAAGLTQGRSARADDQPDRRVVPRTTLGKTGREVSILGLGLGSAYTRPYENDPETAQALLEAALDHGINYFDTARAYGPSEQMIAPVVKAHRDRIYLVSKSGARDYDGLMREFEITTTNLGVDRLDLYHLHNLKPGQDDLGRMERGCLRAIRELREQGAIGHFGVTGHSGAQIMTDAIERFDPDAVLTIFPVSRPDQGRYETQTLAVARQKKMGVIAMKIFRRAREADLQASKMVSYALSLPGVHTAIIGLDRLDHLIDNVNTVTNLEPMDEAERDELHRIAKARLGNDPAPYELAGYRDAHDVA
- a CDS encoding M14 family zinc carboxypeptidase; translated protein: MKFHRTAALVASLALAGTASAITIDADYDHASLESFSVAGAGGRPGTTTYVDLVGRDNYYGNGQWRWLNFTASDVLGDNVVFRISDNFAGGGSKLNNHAMVYSYDGVNWDYFDNNQRSNGTYSFSIDGGFTQDEVQVAYAFPYSYGMSVAHTQEVLASPWATPTLSGDANGVIGMSPGGTDDLGRTVDPREIFAYRITDPATDSGRQQKLKVMVMSGLHAGETLGTHTYQGLIDFLISDDPVAAHLRQAAEFIAYPCANPDGRFAGNSRTTVENVGTDPNRLWHPDLYATHQDIRVQAEAMYLDITQTSADLSYFIDFHSTVPTGGDDFGFIPFDQGDHLSPFWQSLLAIQPNIQSSNSTGTSWYTTNHAEAFLGAEVDVTFETQFGFQRPLDYYHDMGRNFGLAFADSLGIPIDLIAGDANSDGVVDLVDLSILAANFDSFGTFEQGDFNVDGVVDLLDLSILAANFQPVSTPEPASFLLGLAALIAGTRQRVC